The Planococcus liqunii genome includes a region encoding these proteins:
- a CDS encoding ABC transporter substrate-binding protein, whose product MNKLKVFIILIAGLALILSGCSGFQTNNSSGDEAAVNEDGKTVVDFWTFWGSEIRRPIIEQIITDFNESQDEIEVKHTYLPFGDIWTKELAAIAAGDPPDVVINDINATALRGQKKQAMNLSKFLEEDDISKRFYPELWDATLYEGDSYGIPFNTDTRVLFYNKDAFKEAGLDPEKPPTTWAELEEYAAKLDKKAGSNYDQIGFYPLWGIGYDVWLLNANGQNYFDEQDNFEIDTPKNEEVLNWLKSWKDKYGEDVINSYQAQIDSQQGHPFFSGDLAMIAQAPTFYTQIRDYAPDLNFGVVELPEYEEGNGNTSWGGGFVAEIPEGSKNSEAAWEFIKYLTDVEAQEYWAVKNFDNIANVEAAEAAAKSDEFTEDGTMVYEKAVENMEHTLLTPIPVFAPDFSSLINPNIDEFLLGSMTAKEALTKSQTDVENLIEKNK is encoded by the coding sequence ATGAACAAATTAAAGGTTTTCATCATTTTGATTGCTGGCCTAGCTTTGATTCTCAGCGGTTGTTCGGGCTTTCAGACGAATAACAGCAGCGGCGACGAAGCAGCGGTAAACGAAGACGGCAAAACTGTCGTAGATTTTTGGACATTCTGGGGATCCGAAATCCGTCGTCCGATAATTGAACAAATCATCACCGATTTCAACGAATCGCAGGATGAGATTGAAGTAAAACACACTTATCTGCCATTCGGCGATATCTGGACAAAGGAATTGGCAGCCATTGCTGCAGGCGATCCGCCTGATGTCGTCATCAACGACATCAACGCCACTGCTCTCCGCGGCCAGAAAAAACAGGCGATGAATTTGTCGAAGTTTTTGGAAGAAGATGATATTTCGAAGCGCTTCTATCCGGAACTGTGGGACGCAACCCTTTATGAAGGCGATTCATATGGCATTCCTTTCAATACCGATACACGTGTACTTTTCTATAACAAAGACGCCTTTAAAGAAGCAGGGCTGGATCCTGAAAAACCGCCGACTACCTGGGCAGAGCTGGAAGAATATGCAGCAAAACTCGACAAAAAAGCAGGCAGCAACTATGACCAGATCGGCTTTTACCCACTTTGGGGAATCGGCTATGACGTATGGCTATTGAATGCCAACGGCCAAAACTACTTCGACGAACAAGATAACTTTGAAATTGATACGCCTAAAAACGAAGAAGTGCTGAACTGGCTTAAATCCTGGAAAGACAAATACGGCGAAGACGTCATCAACTCTTACCAGGCCCAGATTGACAGCCAGCAAGGACACCCGTTCTTCAGCGGCGACCTGGCGATGATTGCACAGGCACCAACCTTCTATACACAGATCCGCGACTATGCACCTGATTTGAATTTCGGCGTAGTGGAACTTCCGGAATACGAAGAAGGCAACGGCAACACCAGCTGGGGGGGCGGCTTTGTCGCTGAAATCCCGGAAGGATCGAAAAACTCCGAAGCAGCATGGGAATTCATCAAATACTTGACGGACGTGGAAGCACAGGAATACTGGGCAGTGAAAAACTTCGACAATATTGCCAACGTCGAAGCGGCAGAAGCGGCAGCAAAATCAGATGAATTCACGGAAGACGGCACCATGGTATATGAAAAGGCCGTTGAAAACATGGAGCATACTTTATTGACTCCGATTCCGGTATTCGCTCCGGACTTCAGCAGCCTGATCAACCCGAATATCGATGAATTCCTGCTCGGTTCGATGACAGCGAAAGAAGCGCTGACAAAATCGCAGACCGATGTCGAGAACTTGATCGAGAAAAACAAGTAA
- a CDS encoding carbohydrate ABC transporter permease gives MGKKRLTMRRKESIYGYIFVLPWIIGFLAFTAGPLVFSFVASFTNYNITSQMDFVGAENYQGLFTEDSLFWTSLWNTLYFVIFSVPLTTIGAIFLSALLNQDIPGMRIFRTLYYLPAVLSGVGVYMLWMQLLDPGTGMVNLVLSWFGIDGPNWLFDPDWTKPSIIFMKLWSVGGSMLLYLASMQGVSKSLYEAAEIDGANTWKKFFHITIPMITPVIFFDVVTSLIGGFQIFQEAYVMSNNGEGGPANSLLFYNLYMWKQAFTNFNMGYAMAMSWILFVIVFILTIFNLKLAPRWVHYEGEEK, from the coding sequence TTGGGGAAAAAAAGATTGACCATGCGGCGCAAAGAAAGCATTTATGGCTATATTTTCGTGTTGCCATGGATCATCGGCTTTCTCGCTTTCACTGCGGGGCCTTTGGTATTTTCATTTGTGGCAAGTTTTACAAACTATAATATTACATCGCAGATGGACTTTGTCGGAGCAGAAAATTATCAAGGGCTTTTCACTGAGGACAGTCTTTTTTGGACCTCCCTTTGGAATACCTTGTACTTCGTTATCTTTTCTGTACCGCTGACTACAATCGGCGCTATTTTCCTATCCGCGCTCTTGAATCAGGACATTCCCGGCATGCGCATATTCCGGACGCTGTATTATTTGCCGGCTGTTCTGTCGGGCGTTGGTGTTTACATGTTGTGGATGCAGCTGCTTGACCCGGGAACGGGGATGGTCAACCTGGTCCTTAGCTGGTTCGGCATCGACGGCCCCAACTGGCTGTTTGACCCGGACTGGACGAAGCCTTCCATCATCTTCATGAAGCTCTGGAGCGTCGGCGGCTCGATGCTGTTATACCTTGCGAGCATGCAGGGCGTTTCCAAATCGCTTTATGAAGCGGCTGAAATCGACGGCGCCAATACATGGAAAAAGTTTTTTCATATTACGATTCCGATGATCACACCGGTCATTTTCTTTGATGTCGTGACCAGCCTGATCGGCGGCTTCCAGATTTTCCAGGAAGCGTACGTCATGTCCAATAACGGAGAAGGCGGACCGGCGAACTCCTTGCTGTTCTATAACTTGTACATGTGGAAACAGGCCTTCACCAACTTCAATATGGGCTATGCTATGGCGATGTCATGGATTCTCTTTGTCATCGTATTCATCTTGACAATTTTCAACCTGAAACTCGCTCCCCGTTGGGTGCACTACGAAGGGGAGGAGAAGTAA
- a CDS encoding carbohydrate ABC transporter permease: MDKPTDNLDYLDKADDLKTIETANENPSFFEHRGNRKNILVVFNFVLLAIGSLLILSPLWWMFATSLKTMAEVMSFPPSFWPEDWLFSNYIKTWEAAPFTRYTINTLTITILVVIGNVLSNSFIAYGFAKIPFRGKNILFAIVLATMMIPGFVTLIPQYVLFANLGWVNTYYPLIVPAFFGSAFNIFLLRQFYMTIPTELIEAAKMEGANHFYIWWKIGLPLTKPAIATVAIFSFNGAWNDFLGPLLYLNDENLYTLQIGLQVFKGQLSTQWNYLMAGSLLVLLPVILIFFFFQKYFIQGINLQSGGK, translated from the coding sequence ATGGACAAACCGACGGATAATCTTGATTACTTAGACAAGGCAGACGACCTGAAAACCATTGAGACGGCGAATGAAAATCCAAGTTTCTTTGAGCACCGGGGCAACCGTAAAAACATCCTGGTAGTTTTCAACTTCGTTTTGCTCGCGATCGGCAGTTTGCTGATTCTCTCTCCTCTCTGGTGGATGTTCGCCACTTCCCTTAAAACGATGGCGGAAGTGATGAGTTTCCCGCCGTCGTTCTGGCCGGAGGATTGGCTGTTTTCAAACTACATCAAGACGTGGGAAGCGGCGCCTTTTACCCGCTATACCATCAATACGCTGACCATCACGATTCTGGTCGTCATCGGCAATGTCTTATCCAACTCGTTCATTGCCTATGGATTTGCGAAAATTCCGTTTCGCGGCAAAAACATCCTGTTCGCCATTGTCCTGGCGACCATGATGATTCCCGGATTTGTTACGCTGATTCCGCAGTATGTGTTGTTTGCAAACCTCGGCTGGGTCAATACGTATTACCCGCTGATCGTGCCGGCGTTTTTCGGCAGTGCATTCAATATCTTCCTGCTGCGCCAGTTCTATATGACGATTCCGACCGAATTGATCGAAGCTGCGAAAATGGAAGGTGCCAACCATTTCTACATTTGGTGGAAAATCGGCTTGCCGCTTACCAAGCCGGCAATCGCTACCGTTGCCATCTTCTCGTTTAACGGCGCTTGGAACGACTTCTTAGGGCCGCTCCTGTACTTGAACGACGAGAACCTGTACACGCTTCAAATCGGCTTGCAGGTGTTTAAAGGACAGCTCAGCACCCAATGGAATTACTTGATGGCCGGCTCGCTTCTTGTATTGCTGCCAGTCATTCTGATTTTCTTCTTTTTCCAGAAATACTTTATCCAGGGCATCAACCTCCAGTCCGGAGGAAAATAA
- the rlmN gene encoding 23S rRNA (adenine(2503)-C(2))-methyltransferase RlmN, whose product MKNSIYGLTIDQLKEWFLENGQKKFRAEQVWDWLYIKRVTEFSQMNNLSKEVIALLEENFAIRTLTEAVKQESADGTIKFLFRLQDGNLIETVLMRFKYGNSVCVTTQVGCNIGCSFCASGLLKKSRDLNAGEIVEQIMQVQAHFDAQQKDERVSHIVVMGIGEPFDNYTNLMGFLNVVNSQKGLAIGARHITVSTSGIVPKIYDYADEGLQVNLAISIHAPNNELRSRIMKINKAYPIEKLMAAIDYYLEKSNRRITFEYILLRDVNDHVEEAHQLAKLLEDKRHLSYVNLIPYNSVSEHDQYQQSTPEAISAFFDALKKKGINCGVRQEQGADIDAACGQLRSKQIKKEKTAAL is encoded by the coding sequence ATGAAAAATTCCATCTATGGATTGACGATTGATCAATTAAAAGAATGGTTTTTAGAAAATGGACAAAAGAAATTCCGTGCTGAACAAGTATGGGATTGGCTATATATTAAACGCGTCACTGAATTCTCCCAGATGAACAACCTTAGCAAAGAGGTCATTGCGCTTTTGGAAGAGAACTTTGCGATCCGTACATTAACAGAGGCGGTCAAGCAGGAATCTGCTGACGGCACAATCAAATTCCTGTTCCGTCTGCAGGACGGCAACTTGATTGAAACCGTTTTGATGCGCTTTAAATACGGCAACTCGGTTTGTGTAACGACCCAGGTCGGCTGCAACATCGGCTGCAGTTTCTGTGCCAGCGGACTTTTGAAAAAGAGCCGCGATTTAAACGCGGGCGAAATTGTTGAGCAGATTATGCAAGTACAGGCTCACTTTGATGCACAGCAAAAAGACGAGCGCGTCAGCCACATCGTGGTCATGGGAATCGGCGAACCGTTCGATAACTACACAAACTTGATGGGCTTCTTGAATGTCGTCAACTCGCAAAAAGGATTGGCTATCGGAGCCCGCCACATTACCGTTTCAACAAGCGGTATCGTGCCGAAAATCTACGATTATGCGGACGAAGGATTGCAGGTTAACCTGGCTATTTCCATTCACGCGCCGAACAACGAATTGCGTTCACGCATCATGAAAATCAACAAAGCCTACCCAATCGAAAAATTGATGGCGGCTATCGATTACTATTTGGAAAAATCCAACCGCCGCATCACGTTCGAATACATCTTGCTGCGCGACGTCAACGACCATGTCGAAGAAGCGCACCAATTGGCGAAATTGCTTGAAGACAAGCGCCACTTGTCATACGTCAACTTGATTCCGTACAACTCGGTCAGCGAGCATGACCAGTACCAGCAAAGCACGCCGGAAGCGATCAGCGCTTTCTTTGACGCTTTGAAAAAGAAAGGCATCAACTGCGGCGTGCGCCAGGAACAAGGCGCGGACATCGACGCGGCTTGCGGGCAACTCCGAAGCAAACAAATCAAAAAAGAAAAAACAGCTGCTCTTTAA
- a CDS encoding VOC family protein, translated as MGEITHVGLAVPDLDQAIDWYGKVFGFYVLAGPFDFDAAEAEPDNMTQDLQGAEVQKMRNVHLMSLGGIGIELFEFQEPLFKGESAFPHKGFFHICLIVDNLIETIERIVQHGGKQRSKIWKMSKTKPHYLVYTEDPFGNIVELYTRNTSDMYGGQ; from the coding sequence ATGGGCGAAATCACACATGTCGGGCTTGCAGTCCCCGACTTGGACCAAGCGATCGACTGGTATGGCAAAGTGTTCGGCTTTTACGTGCTCGCAGGTCCTTTTGACTTTGACGCAGCAGAAGCAGAACCGGATAACATGACCCAGGATCTGCAAGGGGCCGAAGTCCAGAAAATGCGCAATGTGCATTTGATGTCGCTTGGCGGAATCGGCATTGAACTATTTGAGTTCCAGGAACCCCTATTTAAAGGAGAAAGTGCATTTCCCCATAAGGGATTTTTCCATATCTGCCTGATTGTCGACAACCTGATTGAGACCATCGAACGGATTGTCCAGCACGGGGGCAAGCAGCGCAGCAAAATCTGGAAAATGTCAAAAACCAAACCGCATTACCTGGTTTATACCGAAGACCCGTTCGGCAACATTGTCGAACTCTATACCCGCAACACATCCGACATGTACGGCGGGCAATAG
- a CDS encoding acetyl-CoA hydrolase/transferase family protein — protein sequence MEKKLGRVRAAELVNRVVTPEEAASWIQDGMTLGLSGFTRAGDVKAVPFALIKRAETESFKVNVFTGASLGSDIDKLFAEAGIVNKRLPFQAEPAMRKKINEGEMLFVDHHLSHTAEWIRTNVTETIDFAIVEALSITEDGMIIPTTSVGNSAIFAKHAKNIIVEINTAQPDLFEGIHDIYDTGKQGERMPIPLTKVDDRIGTAGIPVELDKIRGIVFTEQKDSASTIVQPDEETKMMADHLLEFLRSEIRAERLTEKLAPLQSGIGSVANAVLHGMIDSEFKNLEVYSEVLQDAVFDLMDAGKVDFASCCSITLSEEKMKQVYGNFEKYRDKIVLRPQEISNHPEIIRRLGLISINTALEFDIYGNVNSTHVCGTKMMNGIGGSGDFARNARLAIFVTKSIAKEGKVSSIVPFVSHVDHTEHDVDIVVTEQGYADLRGLAPRERVSLIIENCVHPSYRDALREYYAEALTRGGQTPHVLEKAFAWHTNLAQHGTMLPKKEQLV from the coding sequence ATGGAGAAAAAACTTGGACGGGTAAGAGCTGCTGAATTGGTGAACCGTGTGGTAACGCCTGAAGAAGCGGCTTCGTGGATTCAAGACGGCATGACGTTGGGCCTTAGCGGATTTACACGTGCGGGAGACGTAAAAGCGGTTCCTTTTGCTTTAATAAAACGGGCAGAAACGGAAAGCTTTAAAGTGAACGTATTTACAGGAGCTTCATTAGGCTCGGATATCGACAAATTGTTTGCAGAAGCAGGCATTGTCAATAAACGCTTGCCGTTCCAGGCAGAACCGGCAATGCGCAAAAAAATCAACGAAGGCGAAATGCTGTTTGTCGACCATCATTTGTCCCATACAGCCGAATGGATTCGCACCAATGTTACGGAAACAATTGACTTTGCAATCGTGGAAGCGCTTTCGATAACTGAAGATGGCATGATCATTCCAACCACGTCGGTCGGAAACTCCGCAATCTTTGCGAAACATGCGAAAAACATCATCGTGGAAATCAATACGGCCCAGCCGGACTTGTTTGAAGGGATCCATGATATTTACGATACCGGAAAACAAGGCGAGCGCATGCCGATTCCGTTGACCAAAGTGGATGACCGCATTGGCACGGCCGGCATCCCTGTCGAGCTGGATAAAATCCGCGGCATCGTATTTACCGAGCAGAAAGATTCGGCTTCTACAATCGTCCAGCCGGACGAGGAAACAAAAATGATGGCAGATCATTTGCTTGAGTTCCTGCGTTCCGAAATCCGCGCAGAACGATTGACAGAAAAATTGGCGCCGCTTCAATCCGGCATCGGTTCCGTAGCAAATGCGGTACTGCATGGCATGATCGATTCGGAGTTTAAAAACCTGGAAGTGTACTCGGAAGTATTGCAGGACGCTGTATTCGATTTGATGGACGCCGGCAAAGTGGATTTCGCTTCATGCTGTTCAATTACGCTTTCGGAAGAGAAAATGAAGCAGGTTTACGGCAATTTTGAAAAATACCGCGATAAAATTGTCCTGCGTCCGCAGGAAATCTCGAACCATCCGGAAATCATCCGCCGCCTCGGGCTGATTTCCATCAACACAGCACTCGAGTTCGACATTTATGGAAACGTGAATTCGACGCATGTATGCGGTACGAAAATGATGAACGGCATCGGCGGTTCCGGAGATTTTGCCCGCAACGCACGCCTTGCTATTTTTGTAACGAAATCGATTGCCAAAGAAGGCAAAGTTTCAAGCATTGTGCCGTTCGTCTCTCACGTAGACCACACGGAACATGATGTAGACATTGTCGTGACCGAGCAAGGGTATGCAGACCTTCGCGGGCTGGCGCCTCGTGAACGTGTCAGCCTCATCATTGAAAACTGTGTCCATCCTTCTTATCGCGATGCACTTCGCGAGTATTACGCAGAAGCATTGACGCGCGGCGGCCAAACTCCGCATGTGCTGGAAAAAGCCTTTGCATGGCACACAAACTTGGCGCAGCATGGAACCATGTTGCCGAAAAAAGAACAATTGGTGTAA
- a CDS encoding LytTR family DNA-binding domain-containing protein, whose product MERLTLDSLLDVIGELFSDEISIAVSNTKEYIYYRPSKRIDLKIQIGDPVKEGTIAYKALDTKQKASEFIDKEIFGVPYHGMAVPFEQDGQLEGVVMAIYPAFTDGKSVVTVKSADGWKPIPFSGVKYLEVKDRKTYVYADDFWGTNKNSLQEFEYMLPRDLFIRCHRSFIVNVHHIEEIYPDTHSTFVLAMNNGARIPVSQSYSSYFRKLLGF is encoded by the coding sequence ATGGAGAGGCTTACACTTGATTCGCTGTTGGATGTTATTGGAGAATTGTTTTCCGATGAAATCTCAATTGCGGTATCAAATACAAAGGAATATATCTATTACAGGCCAAGCAAACGGATCGATTTGAAGATTCAAATTGGGGATCCGGTAAAAGAAGGAACCATCGCCTATAAAGCGCTGGACACAAAACAGAAAGCTTCGGAGTTTATTGACAAGGAAATCTTTGGCGTACCTTACCACGGCATGGCAGTTCCGTTCGAGCAGGACGGACAGCTCGAAGGGGTGGTGATGGCGATTTACCCGGCTTTTACAGACGGCAAATCCGTGGTTACCGTTAAAAGCGCCGATGGCTGGAAGCCGATTCCGTTCAGCGGTGTGAAATACTTGGAAGTAAAAGACCGCAAAACCTATGTCTATGCAGATGATTTTTGGGGGACGAATAAAAACTCGCTGCAGGAATTTGAATACATGCTGCCGAGGGACTTGTTCATCCGCTGCCACCGCTCGTTTATCGTGAATGTCCATCATATAGAAGAGATTTATCCGGATACGCATTCGACTTTTGTGCTGGCGATGAATAACGGCGCGCGCATCCCGGTCAGCCAATCCTATTCAAGTTATTTCCGGAAATTGCTCGGATTTTAG
- a CDS encoding acetyl-CoA hydrolase/transferase family protein, protein MGHTLERIKAIQLQERIIDAELAASWIQDGMTLGLSGFTRAGDAKAVPLALIKRAETESFKVNVFTGASLGSDIDRLFAEAGIVGKRLPFQADPVMRRKINEGEMLFVDHHLSQTAEWIKAGVIEPIDFAIIEALGVTEDGLIIPTTSVGNSALFVQYAKNVIVEINTAQPALFEGIHDIYDTGKQGDRLPIPLTRVDDRIGVPGIPVDLEKVRGIVFTHQPDSPSTIAAADEETEQMAEHLLNFLRSEVRAGRLTERLAPLQSGIGTVANAVLHGLLDSEFDDLEVYSEVLQDAVFELIDAGKVRFASSSSITLSEEKMKQVYGNFEKYRDKLILRPQEISNHPEIIRRLGLISINTALEFDIYGNVNSTHVSGTKMMNGIGGSGDFARNARLSIFVTKSIAKGGRISSVVPFATHIDHTEHDVDIVVTEQGYADLRGLAPRERAARIIENCVHPMYKEKMQDYYMEALARGGQTPHVLEQAFSWHAKLAQTGTML, encoded by the coding sequence ATGGGACATACTCTAGAACGCATTAAAGCCATACAATTGCAGGAACGGATTATTGACGCAGAACTGGCGGCTTCTTGGATTCAGGACGGAATGACGCTGGGTCTCAGCGGATTTACGCGCGCAGGGGACGCCAAAGCGGTGCCGCTTGCATTGATCAAGCGGGCAGAAACGGAAAGCTTTAAAGTGAATGTGTTTACCGGGGCTTCTTTGGGTTCGGACATCGATCGTTTGTTTGCGGAAGCGGGTATCGTGGGCAAACGCCTGCCGTTTCAGGCTGACCCGGTGATGCGCCGGAAAATCAACGAAGGCGAAATGCTGTTTGTCGACCATCACTTGTCCCAGACGGCGGAATGGATCAAAGCCGGGGTCATCGAACCGATCGACTTCGCGATTATTGAAGCGCTGGGCGTAACGGAAGACGGATTGATCATCCCGACCACGTCCGTCGGAAACTCGGCTCTTTTTGTGCAATATGCGAAAAATGTCATTGTGGAAATCAATACGGCGCAGCCGGCATTGTTTGAAGGGATACACGATATTTACGATACCGGCAAACAGGGGGATCGTTTGCCGATTCCACTGACTCGCGTGGATGACCGCATCGGTGTGCCGGGAATTCCGGTCGATTTGGAGAAGGTGCGGGGCATCGTTTTTACACATCAGCCGGATTCCCCTTCGACGATTGCGGCTGCGGACGAGGAAACCGAACAGATGGCGGAGCACTTGCTGAATTTCCTCCGTTCCGAAGTCCGGGCAGGAAGATTGACAGAACGCTTGGCTCCGCTGCAGTCGGGCATCGGAACCGTGGCCAATGCGGTTCTTCACGGCTTGCTTGATTCGGAGTTTGACGACTTGGAAGTTTACTCGGAAGTGCTTCAGGATGCGGTGTTTGAGCTGATTGATGCAGGGAAAGTCCGTTTCGCTTCGAGTTCTTCCATCACTTTGTCTGAGGAAAAAATGAAGCAGGTCTACGGAAATTTCGAAAAATACCGCGACAAGCTGATTTTGCGGCCGCAGGAGATTTCCAATCATCCGGAAATTATCCGCCGCCTCGGGCTGATTTCCATCAACACGGCACTTGAATTCGATATTTACGGCAACGTCAATTCGACCCATGTATCGGGGACAAAAATGATGAACGGCATCGGCGGGTCCGGAGATTTTGCCCGCAATGCACGCCTTTCCATCTTTGTTACCAAATCAATTGCCAAAGGCGGCAGAATTTCGAGCGTCGTTCCGTTTGCGACCCATATCGACCATACGGAACACGACGTCGATATCGTAGTGACGGAACAGGGCTATGCGGACTTGCGCGGATTGGCTCCGCGGGAACGTGCAGCGCGGATCATCGAGAACTGTGTGCATCCGATGTACAAAGAAAAAATGCAGGATTATTATATGGAAGCTTTGGCACGCGGCGGACAGACGCCTCATGTGCTGGAACAGGCTTTCTCGTGGCACGCGAAACTGGCGCAAACCGGTACGATGCTCTAA
- a CDS encoding MFS transporter, with protein MSSPQRKKISILMITMFIAITSFGITGPVIPAYLESINQGGMASGMIIAIFAGAQLLFAPLGGKWTDQFGRRKMIIIGLMLITAGGFIFYATDILWILYAARVIGGIGDAFLIPAVFAYTADITTPEQRAKGTGLVTASMSMGLVAGPAIMLFMSDFDVKAPFLLSAFITLSAVLFSVAFLKESDPLRTGQANVRDLADEESMSKKIARSTKMPYFIPLIITFVMSFGLIAYESIFGLVLNDEFNASVQDIALMCIAIQGVSVLTQLFAVERLIRRFGEVPVLIAFLGVASAGFLLALVADTYAMFFAVTLIIFMAMSILRPVLNILISKLAKGEVGFAMGLSTSFMGIGNVVGPISAGLLYDINLVFPFILGLIMLAATISITAAWHLSRGKKTAPMPEEALSFKAESAV; from the coding sequence ATGTCTTCACCACAACGTAAAAAAATCAGCATATTAATGATTACAATGTTTATTGCGATAACAAGTTTTGGAATTACCGGCCCGGTGATTCCGGCTTATCTGGAATCGATCAATCAAGGCGGGATGGCTTCAGGAATGATCATTGCGATCTTCGCCGGTGCACAACTTCTGTTTGCCCCGCTTGGCGGCAAATGGACCGATCAATTTGGCCGCCGCAAAATGATCATCATCGGTCTGATGCTGATCACTGCCGGCGGTTTTATATTTTATGCCACCGACATCTTATGGATTTTATATGCGGCGCGGGTCATCGGCGGAATCGGCGATGCGTTCCTGATTCCGGCGGTTTTCGCTTATACAGCGGACATCACGACGCCGGAACAGCGTGCGAAAGGCACCGGCCTCGTAACGGCTTCCATGTCGATGGGCCTTGTAGCCGGCCCTGCAATCATGCTGTTTATGTCGGATTTCGATGTAAAAGCGCCGTTTCTCCTGTCTGCGTTTATCACTCTTAGCGCAGTTCTGTTCTCCGTCGCATTTTTAAAAGAAAGCGACCCTTTGCGGACGGGTCAAGCCAATGTACGGGATTTAGCGGATGAAGAATCGATGTCCAAAAAAATTGCCCGTTCCACCAAAATGCCGTATTTCATTCCATTGATTATCACGTTCGTAATGAGCTTTGGTTTGATTGCTTACGAATCGATTTTCGGCTTGGTGCTCAATGATGAATTCAATGCCAGCGTCCAGGACATCGCCCTTATGTGCATCGCCATCCAAGGCGTCAGTGTTTTGACCCAGCTGTTTGCAGTCGAGCGGCTGATCCGCCGCTTTGGGGAAGTGCCTGTCCTCATTGCCTTTCTTGGAGTCGCTTCTGCCGGTTTCCTGCTCGCGCTTGTAGCTGACACGTACGCCATGTTCTTTGCCGTGACATTGATCATTTTCATGGCGATGTCCATCCTCCGCCCGGTGTTGAATATCCTTATTTCCAAACTGGCAAAAGGCGAAGTCGGTTTTGCGATGGGGCTCAGTACGTCCTTTATGGGAATCGGCAACGTCGTCGGCCCGATTTCAGCGGGGCTGTTGTACGACATCAACCTGGTTTTCCCGTTCATCCTCGGGCTCATCATGCTGGCAGCCACGATTTCAATTACAGCCGCCTGGCATTTGTCGCGCGGCAAAAAAACGGCCCCGATGCCTGAAGAAGCACTTTCATTTAAAGCTGAATCTGCTGTTTAA